A stretch of Acidobacteriota bacterium DNA encodes these proteins:
- the cobA gene encoding uroporphyrinogen-III C-methyltransferase has product MNEAAKPTGRVYLIGAGPGDPKLLTIKAAEAIAASDVVVYDYLVNPEVLAHSRRGAELFYAGKRAGEPSISQTHINRLLIERARRGLIVARLKGGDPFIFGRGGEEAEALVEAGIQWEVIPGVSSGIAAAAYAGIPLTHRDYASSVAFITGHDAHGGKRAVDWSVASQAADTLVIFMCAETISRIARELIANGRAPSTPVAIIRSATYQHQEVYLGALEDLTTIDEDGEDGEDGFAIRPPAIAIIGEVAALATKLSWFGSSELRYSLRALQGLAAAAFND; this is encoded by the coding sequence ATGAACGAAGCGGCGAAACCAACTGGAAGGGTTTATCTGATCGGCGCGGGTCCGGGCGATCCAAAACTGCTGACGATCAAAGCCGCGGAAGCGATCGCCGCGAGCGATGTGGTCGTCTACGACTACCTGGTCAACCCGGAAGTGCTCGCCCATTCGCGTCGAGGCGCCGAGTTGTTCTACGCGGGCAAACGCGCGGGCGAGCCGTCGATCTCCCAAACTCACATCAATCGCCTTCTCATCGAACGCGCGCGCCGGGGCCTGATCGTCGCGAGGCTCAAAGGCGGTGATCCTTTCATATTCGGAAGAGGCGGCGAAGAAGCCGAAGCGCTCGTCGAAGCCGGCATCCAGTGGGAGGTGATTCCCGGCGTTTCATCGGGCATCGCAGCCGCAGCTTATGCCGGCATACCGCTCACCCATCGAGACTACGCCTCGAGCGTTGCATTTATTACGGGTCACGATGCACACGGCGGAAAACGAGCCGTCGATTGGTCCGTTGCCTCGCAGGCCGCTGACACGCTTGTGATCTTCATGTGCGCTGAAACCATATCGAGAATCGCGCGCGAACTCATCGCAAACGGGCGCGCTCCTTCAACGCCGGTCGCCATCATTCGATCGGCAACTTACCAGCATCAGGAAGTGTACTTGGGCGCGCTTGAAGATCTGACCACGATTGACGAGGACGGCGAGGACGGCGAGGACGGCTTCGCGATCAGACCCCCGGCAATAGCAATCATCGGAGAAGTCGCCGCGCTCGCGACGAAACTGTCGTGGTTTGGCAGCAGCGAGCTCAGATACTCGCTGCGCGCTTTACAGGGGCTCGCCGCTGCGGCATTCAACGATTGA
- a CDS encoding phosphoadenylyl-sulfate reductase, which translates to MTQFVTDIVKPALPRDFDRVEAAAYLLENASPEETLRWAFDEFQEKVTLATGFGVEGVALIDMAIRINPRADIFFLDTSFLFQETYELRRRLEDRYKIQIRAWQTDITPEGQELRFGAALWSRDPDLCCRLRKLEPLRDALRGRTAWITAIRRDQTIERSNARAVEWDDQWQLIKVNPLVLWSKQQVRDYVAKHDVPYNPLHDKGYPSIGCTHCTQPVLLGEHERAGRWPGREKRECGMHGPVTPTTLIVQSNMLPPNDAA; encoded by the coding sequence ATGACGCAATTTGTGACTGACATAGTTAAGCCGGCGCTGCCGCGCGACTTTGATCGTGTAGAAGCGGCGGCTTATCTGCTCGAAAACGCCTCGCCCGAGGAAACCCTTCGATGGGCATTCGACGAGTTTCAAGAAAAGGTGACGCTAGCGACCGGCTTTGGCGTGGAGGGCGTCGCGTTGATCGACATGGCTATAAGAATCAACCCGCGCGCCGACATATTTTTTCTCGATACGTCGTTCCTCTTCCAGGAGACGTACGAGCTTCGGCGCCGGCTCGAGGATCGCTACAAAATTCAAATACGAGCCTGGCAAACCGATATCACACCGGAAGGCCAGGAACTGAGATTCGGCGCGGCGCTCTGGTCGAGAGACCCGGACCTGTGTTGCCGGCTTAGAAAACTCGAGCCGCTGAGAGACGCGTTGCGAGGACGAACCGCCTGGATAACGGCGATCCGGCGAGACCAGACCATCGAGCGCTCGAACGCCCGCGCGGTTGAGTGGGACGATCAATGGCAACTCATCAAGGTCAACCCGCTGGTGCTTTGGAGCAAGCAGCAGGTGAGGGACTACGTCGCGAAACACGACGTCCCGTACAATCCGCTGCACGACAAAGGCTATCCAAGCATCGGCTGCACACACTGCACGCAACCGGTTCTCCTGGGCGAACACGAGCGCGCAGGCCGGTGGCCGGGCCGCGAGAAACGCGAATGCGGGATGCATGGCCCGGTTACACCGACCACTCTTATTGTTCAAAGCAATATGCTGCCTCCGAACGACGCGGCGTGA
- the cysC gene encoding adenylyl-sulfate kinase: protein MNGKPPSNGLVIWLTGLSSAGKTTLARALSEQLKAAEFRVETLDGDEVRENLSRGLGFSEEDRNTNIRRIGFVARLLARNGVVVLGAAISPYRQSRDDVRRWIETDDVRFIEVFVRCPLETLVERDVKGLYARALAGEIKYFTGISDPYEEPLAPDITVDSSVESIEEKSSRAFSAFER from the coding sequence ATGAACGGAAAGCCACCAAGCAACGGGTTGGTCATATGGCTCACGGGGTTGTCGAGCGCGGGCAAGACTACGCTTGCACGAGCGCTCTCTGAGCAGCTCAAGGCTGCGGAGTTTCGAGTTGAGACGCTCGACGGCGACGAAGTGCGTGAGAACCTGAGCCGCGGGCTGGGCTTTTCAGAAGAGGACCGCAACACGAATATCCGCCGCATCGGTTTCGTCGCGCGACTGCTGGCGCGCAATGGGGTAGTGGTACTCGGCGCCGCTATCTCCCCGTACCGGCAGTCGCGCGACGATGTTCGCCGCTGGATCGAAACTGATGACGTCCGTTTCATCGAGGTGTTCGTTCGCTGTCCGCTCGAGACTCTGGTCGAGCGCGATGTGAAGGGTCTCTACGCAAGAGCGCTTGCCGGCGAGATCAAATACTTCACCGGGATCAGCGATCCCTACGAGGAGCCGCTCGCGCCCGACATTACCGTTGATAGCTCCGTAGAGTCGATCGAAGAGAAATCCTCTCGCGCGTTCTCGGCCTTCGAACGGTAG
- a CDS encoding nitrite/sulfite reductase, with protein MNQIEEIKKHKDGLDVLADIYRYAKLGFESISPDDEALFRWYGIYTQRPASDGFFMVRIRIPGGDLTPDQLRTIADLSSEHGRGLADITVRQNIQLHWVRVENLPDVLDRLQTVGLSTTEACGDCVRNIINCPVSGVDHDELYDTTPLIKQTNDFFVGNRDFSNLPRKFKIAITGCAVRCVYPEINDVGMFAVHDPERGGVAFRTRVGGGLSTTPRFSKDLGVLIEPEEAAELCGAIASVFREEGNRENRKRARLKFLVEQWEIPRFRDEVEARLGRKLRRAPAPEAAPITERDRSHLGIHGQHQQGLYYVGLSILGGRTSGDDLRRLADLAENHGSGRIRTTNTQNAILLDIPERKLEALTRDLDGFGFEYQPSWSRKAIIACTGIQFCKLALAETKNRAVELNDYLESAVDLEDAPRISVTGCPNACGQHHICDVGLEGSLTTIDGVKKETFQVFLGGGVGAHETFGRRIGVRLPSEELAESMARLFTRYKEIRIDGETFQEFCLRHSNEELTQYLLASPHSARVEAKTDPLQLFNWGSASD; from the coding sequence ATGAACCAGATTGAAGAGATCAAGAAACACAAAGACGGGCTCGACGTCCTAGCCGACATCTACCGCTACGCGAAACTAGGTTTCGAGTCGATCTCGCCGGACGATGAGGCATTGTTTCGATGGTACGGCATATACACGCAGCGGCCTGCGTCGGACGGGTTCTTCATGGTGCGCATACGCATACCCGGCGGGGATCTAACTCCAGATCAGTTGCGCACGATAGCCGATCTTTCCAGCGAGCACGGGCGAGGGCTGGCGGACATCACTGTGCGGCAGAACATTCAGCTTCACTGGGTGAGAGTCGAGAACCTGCCCGATGTTCTTGACCGCCTCCAGACAGTTGGATTGTCAACCACGGAGGCGTGCGGCGACTGCGTACGCAACATCATCAACTGTCCCGTGTCGGGAGTCGATCACGACGAGTTGTACGACACGACTCCTCTTATCAAGCAAACGAACGATTTCTTCGTCGGGAATCGCGACTTCTCGAATCTGCCGCGCAAGTTCAAGATCGCGATCACCGGATGCGCAGTGCGTTGCGTCTATCCCGAGATCAACGATGTCGGCATGTTTGCCGTTCACGACCCGGAGCGCGGCGGTGTAGCATTTCGCACCCGCGTTGGCGGCGGGCTTTCGACAACACCACGGTTCTCGAAAGACCTCGGCGTTCTGATCGAGCCGGAAGAAGCCGCCGAGCTTTGCGGGGCAATAGCCTCGGTCTTCAGGGAGGAAGGCAATCGCGAGAATCGCAAGCGCGCTCGTTTGAAGTTCCTGGTCGAGCAGTGGGAGATCCCACGCTTCCGCGATGAGGTAGAAGCGCGGCTCGGGCGCAAGCTGCGTCGCGCGCCAGCCCCCGAAGCCGCGCCCATAACTGAGCGCGATCGGTCGCATCTGGGCATTCACGGCCAGCATCAGCAAGGTCTCTACTACGTTGGTCTTTCCATTCTTGGAGGTCGAACATCGGGAGATGACTTGAGACGGCTGGCGGATTTGGCGGAAAACCATGGCAGCGGCCGCATACGAACCACCAACACGCAGAACGCTATCTTGCTCGACATTCCCGAACGTAAGCTTGAAGCGCTGACGCGGGACCTCGACGGGTTTGGGTTCGAGTATCAGCCTTCGTGGTCGCGCAAGGCAATCATAGCCTGCACTGGGATTCAGTTCTGCAAGCTAGCGCTGGCGGAAACGAAGAATCGAGCCGTCGAGTTGAACGATTATCTCGAAAGCGCGGTTGATCTTGAGGATGCGCCTCGCATAAGCGTGACCGGCTGCCCGAACGCTTGCGGGCAACATCACATATGCGATGTTGGCTTGGAGGGTTCGCTGACGACGATTGACGGGGTGAAGAAAGAGACGTTTCAAGTCTTTCTGGGCGGCGGCGTAGGTGCGCACGAGACATTCGGCCGAAGGATCGGCGTGCGCCTTCCGTCCGAAGAGCTTGCCGAATCCATGGCGCGATTGTTCACCCGCTACAAAGAAATTCGAATCGACGGTGAGACGTTCCAGGAGTTCTGCCTTCGCCACAGCAATGAAGAGCTTACACAATATCTCCTCGCGTCGCCGCATTCCGCGCGAGTAGAAGCTAAGACAGATCCGCTGCAGCTCTTCAACTGGGGCAGCGCTTCCGATTGA
- a CDS encoding nuclear transport factor 2 family protein: protein MKRTKLFKLMLTTFAALLMAVGVSAQARKADAGKALEAEFKALINQYYTAWSTLDPDKAAKYYAKDADLVFYDVAPLKYNAWSEYRAGVIKAFTEVMSSGKLTPNDDLKVNQRGNVVWTTVTFHLSAKPKAGGAMDLDCRHTAIWEKRGGKWLIVHEHISAPLPG from the coding sequence ATGAAGAGAACGAAGCTGTTCAAGCTGATGTTGACTACCTTTGCGGCCCTGCTTATGGCTGTTGGCGTGTCGGCTCAGGCGAGGAAGGCGGACGCTGGTAAGGCTCTGGAAGCCGAATTCAAGGCGCTCATAAATCAGTATTACACGGCGTGGAGCACGCTTGACCCCGACAAAGCGGCGAAGTACTACGCGAAGGACGCCGACCTTGTCTTCTACGACGTGGCTCCACTCAAATACAACGCCTGGTCGGAATACAGAGCAGGCGTGATCAAGGCGTTCACCGAGGTGATGTCCAGCGGCAAGCTGACTCCTAACGACGATCTCAAGGTAAATCAGCGTGGAAACGTCGTCTGGACGACCGTGACCTTTCATCTTTCAGCGAAGCCCAAGGCTGGAGGCGCGATGGATCTCGACTGCCGGCACACGGCGATCTGGGAAAAGCGCGGCGGCAAATGGTTGATCGTTCACGAGCACATATCCGCGCCGCTTCCGGGTTAG